In Persicimonas caeni, a single window of DNA contains:
- a CDS encoding LysM peptidoglycan-binding domain-containing protein, with amino-acid sequence MSEERREHKKEHDPNVFDPNQSESAQPQFRQTPEHQTYTVQKGDTLESISLKFYDDESQWRRIWDANDSILEDPDEMFPGLKIQIPRLEREV; translated from the coding sequence ATGAGCGAAGAGCGCCGAGAGCATAAGAAAGAGCACGATCCCAACGTCTTCGACCCCAACCAATCCGAGAGCGCCCAGCCGCAGTTTCGGCAGACGCCGGAGCATCAGACCTACACCGTCCAAAAAGGTGACACGCTGGAGTCGATCTCGTTAAAATTCTACGACGACGAGAGCCAGTGGCGCCGCATCTGGGACGCCAACGACTCCATCCTCGAAGATCCCGACGAGATGTTCCCCGGCCTCAAAATCCAGATCCCTCGCCTCGAGCGGGAGGTCTAG
- a CDS encoding NADH-quinone oxidoreductase subunit C: MRTVICRFADETDFFRHLRAGKQAWGEANFSLLGAYDLGEDEEVEVVALVSSVRERCRLRVRVADRRTVGLDSADIARGTARRFCYRCEVCAEDEPWLDMFVKKLRTLRRVQPERHAS; the protein is encoded by the coding sequence ATGCGCACGGTTATCTGTCGGTTCGCCGACGAGACGGATTTCTTTCGCCACCTGCGAGCAGGGAAGCAAGCATGGGGCGAGGCCAATTTTTCACTGCTGGGGGCCTACGACCTGGGCGAGGACGAGGAGGTCGAGGTCGTCGCGCTCGTGTCGAGCGTGCGCGAGCGCTGCCGACTGCGCGTTCGCGTCGCCGACCGACGCACGGTCGGGCTCGACTCGGCCGACATCGCCCGGGGCACGGCGCGCCGGTTTTGCTACCGCTGCGAGGTCTGCGCCGAAGACGAGCCCTGGCTCGACATGTTCGTCAAGAAGCTTCGCACGCTCCGGCGGGTGCAGCCGGAGCGTCACGCGAGTTGA
- a CDS encoding sodium:solute symporter family transporter — translation MELWYPYFYVYGIGGLVFFSGLFIAWRKGALSKPGRMLPLLLGGFAFYLLLHGLLQAAGSVGAFPVAGDARGAEGTIGTTADIAVVFIYFAGIVGAGAYFAKFTKTSSDYFFGGRRFSGWLLAMSCVATTIGAYSFVKYASAGFSFGLSSSMSYLNDWFWMPLWMLVWLPIIYYGRIQSVPEYFERRFGHKARAAATFILLVYLIGYVGINFYTLGTALHALTGYSIFYSACGAAICTALYVTVGGQTSVIMTDLMQGFILLAVGLGLFLVGIDYVGGFGLFWEHLPGPHRAGLAPLTEPDGFHTMGRFWQDAMVGGVAFYFMNQGMLMRFMSARSVKEGRKAVALVILVVMPLAAIAVSGVGWIGQAMVSTGDIAADTSPDNVFVIVSSILAAPGIFGLVMATLTAALMSTADTLLTAVSAIVVNDIWRPYFAKPHHADAEDLRMARWATLVTAVIGIVLVPLFATFDSIYLAHATFVAAVVPPMAVTLVLGAVWSRYNQKAALLTLVGGVVAVIVSLFFPDVIAPFSQGVEPGGEGMKAYKYMRAFYGVVVCSTLAVIGVLVFREKEEKSPLLVAGPEEDAIRAFKAGDAEPKEGGAKIELKLQAVAEEARRVEGTDEIFVRMHPIDRDELGTEPGDLIHVAARGFWHGGLKSIQARVDDADSTHQGRVEFPEEMLGAAGIEDGDGVVVTLIG, via the coding sequence GTGGAACTTTGGTATCCCTATTTTTATGTGTACGGCATCGGTGGTCTGGTCTTCTTTTCCGGGTTGTTCATCGCCTGGCGAAAGGGGGCGTTGAGTAAGCCGGGCCGGATGTTGCCGCTGTTGTTGGGCGGCTTTGCCTTCTACCTGCTCCTGCACGGACTGTTGCAGGCCGCCGGCTCGGTCGGCGCCTTCCCCGTGGCCGGAGACGCCCGCGGCGCGGAGGGCACCATCGGCACGACCGCCGACATCGCGGTGGTGTTCATCTATTTTGCCGGCATCGTCGGCGCCGGCGCCTACTTCGCCAAGTTCACGAAGACCAGCTCCGATTATTTTTTCGGGGGCAGGCGCTTCTCTGGGTGGCTATTGGCGATGTCGTGTGTGGCCACGACCATCGGGGCGTATTCGTTTGTCAAATACGCCTCGGCGGGCTTTAGCTTCGGGCTGTCGAGCTCGATGAGCTACCTGAACGACTGGTTCTGGATGCCGCTGTGGATGCTCGTGTGGCTGCCGATCATCTACTACGGGCGCATCCAATCGGTGCCCGAGTACTTCGAGCGGCGTTTCGGGCACAAGGCCCGGGCGGCGGCGACCTTCATCTTGCTGGTCTATCTGATCGGCTACGTGGGCATCAACTTCTACACGCTGGGCACCGCGCTGCACGCGCTGACCGGCTACAGCATCTTCTATTCGGCCTGCGGGGCGGCCATCTGTACGGCGTTGTACGTGACCGTCGGTGGGCAGACCTCGGTCATCATGACCGACTTGATGCAGGGCTTTATCCTGCTGGCGGTCGGTCTGGGCCTGTTCCTGGTGGGCATCGACTACGTGGGCGGCTTCGGGCTGTTTTGGGAGCACCTTCCCGGGCCGCACCGGGCGGGCCTGGCGCCTCTGACCGAGCCCGACGGCTTCCACACGATGGGCCGTTTCTGGCAGGACGCGATGGTCGGCGGCGTGGCGTTTTACTTCATGAACCAGGGCATGCTGATGCGCTTTATGTCGGCGCGCTCGGTCAAAGAGGGCCGCAAGGCGGTCGCCCTGGTCATCCTGGTGGTCATGCCGCTGGCCGCCATTGCGGTGTCGGGCGTGGGTTGGATCGGTCAGGCAATGGTCTCGACGGGCGACATCGCCGCGGACACCTCGCCGGACAACGTTTTCGTCATCGTCAGCTCGATTCTGGCCGCCCCGGGCATCTTCGGGCTGGTCATGGCGACGCTTACTGCGGCGCTGATGTCGACCGCCGATACGCTGTTGACGGCGGTGTCGGCCATCGTGGTCAACGATATCTGGCGCCCCTACTTCGCCAAGCCGCATCACGCCGACGCCGAGGACCTGCGCATGGCGCGCTGGGCGACGCTGGTGACCGCGGTCATCGGCATCGTGTTGGTGCCGCTTTTCGCCACGTTCGACTCCATCTACCTGGCCCACGCCACCTTCGTGGCCGCGGTGGTCCCGCCCATGGCGGTCACGCTGGTGTTGGGCGCGGTCTGGTCGCGCTACAACCAGAAGGCGGCGCTGCTGACCCTGGTCGGCGGTGTGGTGGCGGTCATCGTCTCGCTCTTCTTCCCCGACGTCATCGCCCCGTTCTCGCAGGGCGTCGAGCCGGGCGGCGAGGGCATGAAAGCCTACAAGTACATGCGCGCCTTCTACGGCGTGGTCGTCTGCAGCACGCTGGCGGTCATCGGCGTGCTGGTGTTCCGTGAGAAAGAAGAGAAGAGCCCGCTTCTGGTCGCCGGCCCCGAAGAGGACGCCATCCGCGCGTTCAAGGCCGGCGACGCCGAGCCCAAAGAGGGCGGCGCGAAGATCGAGCTCAAGCTGCAGGCCGTGGCCGAGGAGGCCCGCCGTGTGGAGGGCACCGACGAGATCTTCGTGCGCATGCATCCCATCGACCGCGACGAGCTGGGCACCGAGCCCGGCGACCTGATCCACGTGGCTGCTCGAGGCTTCTGGCATGGCGGCCTCAAGTCGATCCAGGCGCGTGTGGACGACGCCGATTCGACCCATCAGGGGCGCGTGGAGTTCCCCGAAGAGATGCTCGGCGCGGCCGGCATCGAGGATGGGGACGGAGTCGTGGTGACGCTGATCGGCTGA